The stretch of DNA ATCCAAAAATTTCTGGCCAACAACAAAAATGGGAGACCCGCAGCCGTCTGTCAGCTTAATTTTCAGCTCTTCAATTTTTCAACGGATGGGGGCGAGAAAAGATGACAAGAAGAATAGTCCCCTTTTTCGGACTTCTACTCATCTCATCCGGGCTTCTCTTTCCCGCTTGCTACAATCGGGCGCCTGTTGAGGAACAAGATTCGGCTCCTGAATCGATCCTTGTTGAGACAGATCATGCCGCTTCGGGAGAGGATGATGGAGAAACGTCTGACGATGGAGAAACGTCCAAAGACGGTGGAGCCAGCAGTACGCATGCCGGGAATCCCCCCGCCTTCCGTCTCAAGGGAGGCGGGGTACTCGCTCTCCTCCAGGAGCGAACCGGTCCCGACGGAAGCAATCTTGTCCAGCTCGTCGACAACCAGATCGAGGAGGTGATTATTCCTGAGAGAGAAGGTGTCGATGCGGAAGACCCCTCCCGTCTTCCACTGGTCAACAAAATGTTTACAGGCCCGGAAGGAATCGTCGTTCTCCTTCTCCAGGAACCGATCAATATCGGCGAGACAGCCTGTCAACTGATCCGGCTCTCTGAAGGGGGAAACAGGCAGACCTGTATCGATCCCCGGGTGACTGAGCTTTCTGATCTTCTGACCCCGCATTTCATTTTTGGAATTCCGGGGGGACACAGGGCGGTTCAATTCGATGCCGCAGGAAATATCTACTATGCTAGTTCGCAGTCACTTTATCGCTGGGAGATGATCACAGGTCTCATTGAAACCGTGACCGACCAGAATCAGGTTGTTGAAGATTATCTCTTTGTTGGGGGATCCGGACTCTTTGTCAGGGGAACTCGTCAAAATGGATCAGAAAAGTTCTTTCAGTGCCTTCATTCCGATGGAGGAATCCGGGAGATCGAAGTGGCGTGGGACATTTCTCACTTTGATCTCGTCGGCTTTGATCGACTCGGCCTCTTTTCCTTTCGCCCCTCGGGCAAGCCGATCACCCGTCTCGACCTGATCTCACTGGATGACATAGAAATCGAGTCAACTCGTTTCTACCCCAATTTTTTGTATGACCTTCAAAGAAACGAAAATGGAGAGGCATTTGCCTTGATCGGTGGGAGCCGGGGAATCGAGATGAACCGCGTGATTGTTAACCTGACAGATCGCAATCTTCGTTATTTTATCTTTCCCGACAACATTCCATTGATCGTCCAACAGGAAATATTCGGATTTCATGACTCAAGACTTTGGAAAAATGTCCCCCGGGTAAACTTCTTCAAGTTCTCCGGAAACATGGTTTACATTGCCGGAACGGCTCCGAATGGCGCCCCCTTCTTCATCAAAAGAATTCCGGGCAATCCAGCTTCAACTGTCGATCTGCTCGGTGAAGCGGATATTGAAATAAGAGATTTTATGGTTGTCCAAGGCATTGTCTATTTCCATGGTCAACACGCCGCCGATGGCTCTCAGATCCTGGGTCAAATTGATGAGGAGAGCGGAGAGGTGACAGAGCTCGACGAATCCCGCGACTCCGTTATTGGTCTCGAGCCGCTCTACTAGGAGCCTGTCGGAGAAATAGATTTTCCTCCTAATTTTGAATCGACCCAAAAAGCCCCCGAAGGGGCATTTTCGTTGGTGCGGAGAGGGTGGGATTCGAACCCACGATGCCCTTGCGGGCATATCGGTTTTCGAGACCGACGCCTTCGGCCACTCGGCCACCTCTCCGAAATCCGATCTTCGCTCACCTCCAAACTTCGTTCCACGTTCACGTCTATCGTTGATCGGGTTCGCGTCTCAAGTATTATCTCCACCCTCTCCCTTGTTTCATTTATTCCCTTGTCTGCCCGCACACCATTCACTATGGATCATGCACAGAACGGTTTATGCCTCCTCAAATCTCCCTCATTCTTCCGATCTATCGTGCGGCCTCCTTTCTTTCAGAGAGCCTTAAGTTGCTTCACAGTTCTCTCTCGCAGGAGCTGGATTCATGGGAATTAATCCTTGTTGTCGATGGTAGTCCCGATCATTCCCTGGAGATTTGCCGCGAATTTGTCTCAAAAGAGCGTCCTTATAAGGTTCGCATTTTGGAACATGAAAGGAATAAGGGGAAGGGGGCTGCGATTCGCCACGGGATGCTGGCGGCAAGAGGCCAGTTTCGTATTTTTACCGATTGTGATCTTTCATTTACAATCACAGAGGTCAAAAAAATCCTGTTGGCCTTGAAACAGGGAAGCGATCTCGCCATTGCCTCGAGGGTCAAAAAGGAATCGAGTTATTCGACCGAAGTACAAAAACTGACCTCTTTGAGGATACGGCACTTTTACGGTCGGACCTTCAACCGGTTGACCCGTCAGATCGTTCCGATTGGTTTTGAAGATACCCAAGCCGGGTTGAAGGGTTTCAGTGGTCCCGCAGCGGAATTTCTTTTTTCTAATCTCCGGTTGAACGGTTTCAGTTTTGATGTGGAGCTCCTTTATTTGGCACAATGGGCCGGCCTCAAAATTGCCGAGATACCGGTCCATTTTTCTTTTCGGGATGGCTCCACATTGAATTATCTTGTCGATGGGTTTCAAATGTTCATCGATCTCTTCCGGATAAGATACTGGACCCACCGCAGGAAATACGTTAAAACCGCTCTTTCCTATGGAAAAGAAGTTGGTGATCAATGCGGATGATTTTGGACTGAGTGAACCGATTACTCGCGGGATTCTGGCAGGGTTTGAAGCAGGAAGCATTACAGCCGCTAGTGCCTTGGTGAATCTTCCGTTTGCTCGGCAGGCGTTACAATGGGCGAAAGGACAGGGTTACGATCTGGGATGGCATTTCAACCTGACACTGGGGAGACCTCTTTCACCTCCCGAAAAACTCACCACCCTCGTTGACAGAAACGGTTCCTTTCTCCCCTTAAATCAGCTTATTCAAAAAACCGTTTTACACCGGATACGTCCTCAAGAGATTGATCTTGAACTCCAGGCCCAATGGGATTTTTTCTGTTCCTATGGAGGAAAACCAACCCACCTGGATGGGCATCAGCATGTTCATGTCCTGCCCGTCATTTGTGAGCGGGTTAGAGATTGTATCAAACGGTTTCAAATACCGTTCCTCAGAATCCCTATTGAAAAAATCGCGCCATGGCGCCGTCTGCCAGTCCGTACCTTTCTTTTTTTACAAAAGGGGGCCCGACCAAGGTTCTGGTCTGGCATTCCCGTAAGGTCACTCCCTTTCTTCGGTTTCTCTCTGCAAGGGGAAGGCGGCTTGGCCTCTTGGGAATCTCTGCTCAAAAAAAACCGGTGGCATGAGGCGGAGGTGATGGTTCATGCTGGTTACTCTTCCCGGCAGGAGGAATTGTTAGGAGATGACTTTCCGGGTGATCGTCAAAAAGAGCTCCAGTTGCTTTTGGATCC from Deltaproteobacteria bacterium encodes:
- a CDS encoding ChbG/HpnK family deacetylase, which codes for MEKKLVINADDFGLSEPITRGILAGFEAGSITAASALVNLPFARQALQWAKGQGYDLGWHFNLTLGRPLSPPEKLTTLVDRNGSFLPLNQLIQKTVLHRIRPQEIDLELQAQWDFFCSYGGKPTHLDGHQHVHVLPVICERVRDCIKRFQIPFLRIPIEKIAPWRRLPVRTFLFLQKGARPRFWSGIPVRSLPFFGFSLQGEGGLASWESLLKKNRWHEAEVMVHAGYSSRQEELLGDDFPGDRQKELQLLLDPSWKRLLAQSGFRPVSFRELLT
- a CDS encoding glycosyltransferase — protein: MPPQISLILPIYRAASFLSESLKLLHSSLSQELDSWELILVVDGSPDHSLEICREFVSKERPYKVRILEHERNKGKGAAIRHGMLAARGQFRIFTDCDLSFTITEVKKILLALKQGSDLAIASRVKKESSYSTEVQKLTSLRIRHFYGRTFNRLTRQIVPIGFEDTQAGLKGFSGPAAEFLFSNLRLNGFSFDVELLYLAQWAGLKIAEIPVHFSFRDGSTLNYLVDGFQMFIDLFRIRYWTHRRKYVKTALSYGKEVGDQCG